The proteins below are encoded in one region of Doryrhamphus excisus isolate RoL2022-K1 chromosome 4, RoL_Dexc_1.0, whole genome shotgun sequence:
- the ypel1 gene encoding protein yippee-like 1, whose protein sequence is MVKMTKSKTFQAYLPSCHRTYSCIHCRAHLANHDELISKSFQGSQGRAYLFNSVVNVGCGPAEERVLLTGLHAVADIYCENCKTTLGWKYEHAFESSQKYKEGKFIIELAHMIKDNGWE, encoded by the exons ATGGTGAAGATGACCAAGTCCAAGACCTTCCAGGCCTACCTGCCCAGCTGCCACCGCACCTACAGCTGCATCCACTGCCGGGCTCACCTGGCCAACCACGACGAGCTCATCTCCAAG tcATTTCAAGGCAGCCAAGGCAGAGCCTATCTCTTTAATTCCGT GGTGAACGTGGGCTGCGGGCCGGCGGAGGAGCGGGTTCTCCTCACAGGCTTGCACGCCGTGGCCGACATCTACTGTGAAAACTGTAAAACCACGCTGGGCTGGAAATAC GAGCACGCCTTCGAGAGCAGTCAGAAGTACAAGGAGGGGAAGTTCATCATCGAGCTGGCTCACATGATCAAGGACAACGGATGGGAATGA
- the mapk1 gene encoding mitogen-activated protein kinase 1 yields MATAAVCAPTGSGPSPGPGTELVRGQAFDVGPRYSNLSYIGEGAYGMVCSAYDRDNKIRVAIKKISPFEHQTYCQRTLREIKILLRFKHENIIGINDIIRTPTIDQMKDVYIVQDLMETDLYKLLKTQHLSNDHICYFLYQILRGLKYIHSANVLHRDLKPSNLLLNTTCDLKICDFGLARVADPDHDHTGFLTEYVATRWYRAPEIMLNSKGYTKSIDIWSVGCILAEMLSNRPIFPGKHYLDQLNHILGILGSPSQEDLNCIINIKARNYLLSLPLRCKVPWNRLFPNADVKALDLLDKMLTFNPHKRIEVEEALAHPYLEQYYDPTDEPVAEAPFKFDMELDDLPKETLKELIFEETARFQPGFRS; encoded by the exons ATGGCTACGGCGGCGGTGTGCGCCCCGACCGGCAGCGGCCCCAGCCCCGGCCCGGGAACCGAGCTGGTCCGCGGGCAGGCGTTCGACGTCGGGCCTCGCTACAGCAACCTGTCGTACATCGGCGAAGGAGCCTACGGGATGGTGTG CTCGGCGTACGACCGGGACAACAAGATCCGCGTGGCCATCAAGAAGATCAGCCCGTTCGAGCACCAGACGTACTGCCAGCGTACGCTGAGAGAGATCAAGATCCTGCTGCGCTTCAAACACGAGAACATCATCGGCATCAACGACATCATCCGCACGCCCACCATCGACCAGATGAAGGACGT CTACATAGTCCAGGACCTGATGGAGACGGACCTCTACAAGCTCCTGAAGACCCAGCACTTGAGCAACGACCACATCTGCTACTTCCTGTACCAGATCCTCCGAGGCCTCAAGTACATCCACTCCGCCAACGTGCTGCACCGCGACCTCAAACCCTCCAACCTCCTGCTCAACACCACCTGCGATCTCAAG ATCTGCGACTTCGGTCTGGCCCGCGTGGCCGACCCGGACCACGACCACACCGGGTTCCTCACGGAGTATGTGGCCACCCGCTGGTACCGGGCCCCCGAGATCATGCTCAACTCCAAG GGCTACACCAAGTCCATAGACATCTGGTCGGTGGGCTGCATCCTGGCCGAGATGCTGTCCAACAGGCCCATCTTTCCCGGGAAGCACTACTTGGATCAGCTCAACCACATCCTGG GGATCCTGGGTTCCCCGTCTCAGGAGGACCTGAACTGCATCATCAACATCAAGGCCAGGAACTACCTGCTGTCACTTCCTCTGCGCTGCAAAGTGCCCTGGAACCGCCTCTTCCCCAACGCCGACGTCAAAG ctttGGACCTGCTGGACAAGATGTTGACCTTTAACCCCCACAAAAGGATCGAGGTGGAGGAGGCCCTGGCCCACCCGTACCTGGAGCAGTACTACGACCCCACGGACGAG CCGGTCGCCGAGGCGCCCTTCAAGTTCGACATGGAGCTGGACGACCTGCCCAAGGAGACGCTGAAGGAGCTCATCTTTGAAGAGACGGCGCGTTTCCAGCCCGGCTTCAGATCCTAA